The following are encoded in a window of Cryobacterium sp. CG_9.6 genomic DNA:
- a CDS encoding SbcC/MukB-like Walker B domain-containing protein, with the protein MSDSALFYIDGSTEGTTQWRADSFQMVNWGGFHGHHEITFAPTATLVSGASGTGKSSLLDAYLALMMPSDTPFNGASNDAGSGRARSVDQRNLMTYLKGKTDSTREAATGALHDQVLRGADSSTWGAVAMTFIDDNARRFTVLRTYFLPRGSSRFADISMKMATLDGHLDLRDLADVTESRFDKRALKSRFPTLDVSDTYAAFAQTLYTRLGIGANGEGGKALRLLARIQAGQQVKTVDGLYKSMVLEQPTTFAAADKAVDHFEDLERSYGAMVTEAQKAKVLERLPDLYRDYETAAATANLIDTFGVQRTGDTPFVLWMLQTERVLLEAAADANRVERRENLAVFTRTRDTETELRTRVGQIQHRQRDNGGDALVGLENDRTRLSDKRDDVVGERARFDERVPGLATGIRSLSELEQAQSEAQRFVSESAQVEHTLDQQRDALHKTAYPVEEHLRALTQERAFLTGRASLVPQHLHNARVMIAEASGIPVEELPFIAELIDLAPGENDWRHAAEVTLAPVIRVLLVDETQLTALSEAIDPLHLPMRIHFEGVAREEFTVVPGDPRFVSGKLVFKDSPFSGWVRSRVQSSSLDALCVLTAAELAGDGARVTQTGQTRNGARGAHGWNADQKSIIGFSNRTRLDDITRELASQRVTADRIAQEAADIGRRITDLRHDTAAQQIVLDTVWESIDVEAAEARITAKTLEYERMLAASDVLRALKDDEDTLTTELDDVQAVKYATQLRTDLLAAEQASLVDAQDRVSDALDRIEREDSVTLLTEHSEHLDAQFALVCDQSDLTGYPAGVKRLRDGLIAQSALDRANAMRAQDSLVRIFETFQSRWPDPNIGVSMESFTGYRDILDAVYTLGLHERRQEWKRRLAAWSGQDLVPLAGAFSSAIEEIEDRLRPINDILTTLPFGAGRDRLKISLRRLHPNDVVSFRQELTALSSGATEEFSEEQTETRFTRLQAFMHRIRRAEGESRQDSSRDLLLDVRRHVDITAVRITPDGQEVSTYSSLGGKSGGESQELVAFVVGAALRFQLGDESRTRPRFAPVFLDEGFVKSDSEFAGRAVAAWKGLGFQLIVGAPLDKVTALEPHMDLVLSMTKNTATGFSYITPLVNAQPVGSPAPTESAMMDI; encoded by the coding sequence GTGAGCGATTCCGCACTGTTCTACATCGACGGATCAACCGAGGGCACCACGCAGTGGCGTGCCGATTCCTTTCAAATGGTGAACTGGGGCGGCTTCCACGGCCACCACGAGATCACCTTCGCGCCCACGGCGACGCTGGTCTCCGGTGCCTCGGGCACCGGCAAGAGCAGTCTGCTCGACGCTTACCTGGCTCTCATGATGCCCTCCGATACTCCCTTCAACGGTGCATCGAACGACGCTGGATCCGGTCGGGCCAGAAGCGTGGACCAACGCAACCTCATGACCTACCTCAAAGGAAAAACCGACTCCACCCGTGAAGCGGCCACGGGAGCGCTGCACGATCAGGTGTTGCGCGGTGCAGATTCGTCCACGTGGGGCGCCGTGGCCATGACGTTCATCGACGACAACGCGCGACGCTTCACGGTACTACGCACCTATTTTCTGCCACGGGGGTCAAGCCGGTTTGCCGACATCTCCATGAAAATGGCCACACTCGACGGACACCTTGACCTGCGCGATCTGGCCGACGTCACCGAATCTCGCTTTGACAAGCGCGCCCTGAAATCACGGTTCCCCACCCTCGACGTGTCTGACACCTACGCGGCTTTCGCACAAACCCTCTATACCCGACTGGGCATCGGCGCGAACGGCGAGGGCGGCAAGGCGCTGCGACTGCTCGCCCGGATTCAGGCCGGCCAGCAGGTGAAGACCGTCGACGGCCTCTACAAGTCGATGGTGCTCGAGCAGCCGACGACCTTCGCCGCGGCCGACAAAGCTGTTGACCACTTCGAAGACCTGGAGCGTTCCTACGGTGCCATGGTCACCGAGGCGCAGAAGGCCAAGGTTCTGGAACGGCTCCCCGACCTCTATCGTGACTACGAAACGGCCGCGGCCACAGCGAACCTTATTGACACGTTTGGCGTACAGCGCACGGGTGACACCCCGTTCGTGCTGTGGATGCTGCAGACCGAACGTGTCCTCCTGGAAGCCGCAGCCGACGCGAACCGTGTGGAGCGCCGCGAGAACCTGGCCGTGTTCACGCGCACCCGGGACACCGAGACCGAGCTGAGGACCCGAGTCGGTCAGATTCAGCACCGGCAACGGGACAACGGTGGTGACGCCCTCGTGGGACTTGAGAACGACCGCACGAGACTCAGCGACAAGCGCGACGATGTTGTCGGTGAGCGTGCCCGGTTCGACGAGCGTGTGCCGGGCCTGGCCACTGGCATCCGCTCGCTGTCGGAGCTGGAACAGGCGCAGAGCGAGGCGCAACGTTTTGTGAGCGAGAGCGCGCAGGTGGAGCACACCCTCGATCAGCAGCGAGACGCACTCCACAAGACGGCCTATCCCGTGGAGGAACACCTGCGGGCGCTCACGCAGGAGCGTGCGTTCCTCACCGGGCGAGCCAGCCTGGTGCCGCAACACCTCCACAATGCCCGGGTCATGATCGCCGAGGCCAGTGGAATCCCGGTTGAGGAGCTTCCGTTCATAGCGGAGCTCATCGACCTCGCACCGGGTGAAAATGACTGGCGGCATGCCGCCGAGGTCACCCTCGCCCCCGTGATTCGCGTGCTGCTCGTGGATGAGACGCAGCTTACGGCGTTGAGCGAAGCGATCGATCCGCTGCACCTGCCCATGCGCATCCACTTTGAAGGTGTGGCCCGTGAGGAGTTCACCGTTGTGCCGGGGGATCCCCGTTTCGTGTCCGGCAAGCTGGTGTTCAAGGATTCACCATTCAGCGGTTGGGTCCGCTCACGGGTGCAGAGCTCATCCCTCGACGCCCTGTGCGTGCTGACGGCCGCAGAACTTGCGGGTGACGGCGCGCGTGTGACACAGACCGGTCAGACTCGAAACGGTGCCCGCGGCGCCCACGGCTGGAATGCCGATCAGAAATCGATCATCGGGTTCTCCAACCGCACGCGGCTGGACGACATCACCAGGGAACTTGCCAGCCAGCGCGTGACGGCGGATCGGATCGCCCAGGAAGCAGCGGACATTGGACGCCGCATCACCGACCTCCGCCACGACACCGCCGCCCAGCAGATCGTTCTGGATACCGTCTGGGAATCGATCGACGTCGAGGCTGCCGAGGCTCGGATCACGGCGAAAACACTGGAATATGAGCGGATGCTCGCAGCCAGCGACGTGCTCCGTGCCCTGAAAGACGATGAGGACACCCTCACGACCGAGCTTGATGACGTGCAGGCGGTGAAGTACGCAACGCAGCTTCGGACTGACCTGTTGGCGGCCGAGCAGGCGAGCCTCGTGGACGCGCAGGACCGGGTGAGCGATGCTCTCGACCGGATCGAACGCGAGGACTCCGTCACCCTGCTCACGGAACATTCAGAACACCTGGATGCGCAGTTTGCACTCGTCTGCGACCAGTCCGACCTGACCGGGTACCCGGCCGGGGTGAAGCGCCTGCGGGACGGACTGATCGCCCAGTCAGCTCTTGATCGTGCCAACGCCATGCGCGCGCAGGATTCCCTCGTGCGTATCTTTGAGACGTTCCAAAGCCGGTGGCCAGACCCGAATATCGGTGTGTCGATGGAATCGTTCACGGGCTATCGAGACATTCTCGATGCCGTCTATACCCTGGGTCTTCATGAACGGCGTCAAGAGTGGAAAAGACGACTCGCGGCGTGGAGCGGTCAGGACCTGGTACCGCTGGCCGGTGCGTTCTCGAGCGCCATCGAGGAGATCGAAGATCGGCTTCGACCCATCAACGACATCCTGACCACTCTGCCGTTTGGAGCCGGCCGGGACCGCCTGAAGATTTCGCTGCGCCGCCTGCATCCGAATGACGTGGTGTCGTTCCGTCAGGAGCTCACCGCGCTGTCCTCGGGCGCCACGGAGGAGTTCAGTGAGGAGCAGACCGAAACCCGGTTCACACGGCTTCAGGCGTTCATGCACCGTATCCGCCGGGCCGAAGGGGAGAGTCGTCAGGACTCTTCCCGGGATCTGCTGCTCGATGTTCGCAGGCATGTGGACATCACCGCCGTTCGCATCACGCCCGATGGTCAGGAAGTGAGCACCTACTCGTCGCTCGGCGGGAAGAGCGGTGGTGAGTCTCAGGAACTGGTCGCGTTCGTCGTCGGGGCGGCGCTGCGTTTTCAGCTGGGCGATGAGAGCCGAACCCGGCCGCGCTTTGCGCCGGTCTTCCTGGATGAGGGCTTCGTGAAGTCGGATTCGGAGTTCGCTGGTCGAGCCGTTGCGGCCTGGAAAGGCCTCGGTTTTCAGCTGATTGTGGGTGCACCACTCGACAAGGTGACCGCTCTTGAGCCGCACATGGATCTGGTGCTGTCGATGACAAAGAACACTGCCACTGGGTTCTCGTACATTACGCCCCTGGTCAACGCTCAGCCGGTGGGGAGTCCGGCCCCGACCGAGAGTGCAATGATGGATATATGA
- a CDS encoding 2-oxoglutarate and iron-dependent oxygenase domain-containing protein produces the protein MTSAATTVSLPVLDLSRLAGSDSDAEAFRVDLREATHNYGFFYLTGHGVPAHLIERVMATSRAFFALPEADKMAIENLQSPHFRGYTRVGGELTKGVVDWREQIDIGPERDAVPRDASTPDFMRLEGPNQWPSALPELQEVMTQWRDELNSVALRLMQAWALSLGADEHIFDEAFADKPFTLIKIVRYPGKSDPEPQQGVGAHKDSGVLTLLFVEPGKDGLQVEKDGDWIDAPPLDGAFVVNIGELLEVATDGYLKATVHRVISPLIGEDRISIPFFFGPALDATIPLLELPDTLHAPGITVDPENPIFTTYGENALKSRLRAHPDVAAIHHSDL, from the coding sequence ATGACCAGCGCCGCAACAACCGTGTCCCTGCCTGTGCTTGACCTCTCCCGTTTGGCGGGGAGTGACTCGGACGCGGAAGCGTTTCGGGTTGACCTGCGTGAAGCCACCCACAACTACGGTTTCTTCTACCTGACCGGACACGGGGTCCCGGCCCACCTCATCGAGCGGGTCATGGCCACCTCCCGGGCGTTCTTCGCCCTTCCCGAGGCTGACAAGATGGCAATCGAGAACCTGCAGAGCCCGCATTTTCGCGGATACACCCGGGTGGGCGGTGAGCTCACGAAGGGCGTCGTCGATTGGCGCGAACAGATCGACATCGGTCCGGAGCGCGACGCGGTGCCGCGCGATGCCAGTACCCCCGACTTCATGCGTCTCGAAGGCCCCAACCAGTGGCCCTCCGCTCTGCCCGAGCTGCAGGAGGTCATGACCCAGTGGCGTGACGAGCTCAACTCGGTTGCCCTGCGACTGATGCAGGCCTGGGCGCTGTCCCTCGGTGCGGATGAGCACATTTTTGATGAGGCTTTCGCCGACAAGCCCTTCACCCTGATCAAGATTGTGCGCTACCCCGGTAAGTCCGACCCCGAACCGCAGCAGGGTGTCGGCGCACACAAGGACTCCGGCGTGCTCACGCTGCTGTTTGTTGAGCCGGGCAAGGATGGCCTGCAGGTGGAGAAGGACGGCGACTGGATCGACGCTCCGCCGCTCGACGGTGCGTTCGTGGTGAACATTGGCGAGTTGCTCGAGGTCGCTACCGACGGCTACCTGAAGGCTACCGTGCACCGGGTCATTTCCCCGCTGATCGGCGAGGACCGCATCTCCATTCCCTTCTTCTTCGGCCCCGCACTGGACGCCACGATTCCCCTGCTCGAGCTGCCGGACACCCTGCACGCACCCGGTATCACGGTTGATCCCGAGAACCCCATCTTCACCACCTACGGGGAGAACGCCTTGAAGAGCCGGCTGCGGGCTCACCCCGATGTGGCCGCCATTCACCACTCCGACCTCTAA
- a CDS encoding magnesium transporter CorA family protein, whose product MRTPLTRCYRNGVLEAENFSLADVSEHLAVAGSVVWVDLCEPSREDLDLLTRELGLHELAVEDAITLKQRPKLDRYPDHLFLSAYAVTFEPASARVTTSEIAAFVTEHALVTVHKDEAFDPDSIVERWDASPDLAKNGVAFLLHGLLDVLVDGYFEAVEALDQEIEELENLLFEPKAKQDTVQRRSFELRKSLVVLRRVILPMREVVNTLLRRDLHLQLDDMGPYFQDVYDHVLRVMEWTDSLRDLATSILEANLAIQGNRLNVITKKVTGYAAIIAVPTAVTGFYGQNIPYPGFGAASGFVMSVALIVGLSGLLYVLFRRNDWI is encoded by the coding sequence GTGCGCACTCCACTAACCCGCTGTTACCGTAACGGTGTCCTCGAAGCCGAGAATTTTTCTCTAGCTGATGTCTCGGAGCATCTCGCTGTCGCCGGCTCTGTGGTCTGGGTTGACCTCTGCGAACCCAGTCGAGAGGATCTGGATCTCCTTACGCGGGAGCTCGGGTTGCACGAGCTGGCGGTCGAAGACGCCATCACACTGAAGCAGCGACCCAAGTTGGATCGGTATCCCGACCATCTTTTTCTGTCCGCCTATGCCGTGACCTTCGAACCAGCATCTGCCCGCGTGACAACGTCGGAGATTGCGGCCTTTGTCACGGAACACGCCCTCGTGACCGTGCACAAGGACGAAGCCTTCGACCCGGACTCGATCGTGGAGCGGTGGGATGCCTCTCCTGACCTTGCCAAGAACGGCGTCGCGTTTTTGCTGCACGGTCTGCTGGACGTTCTGGTGGATGGATATTTTGAGGCCGTCGAAGCGCTCGATCAGGAGATCGAGGAACTCGAGAACCTTCTCTTCGAACCGAAAGCGAAGCAGGATACCGTGCAACGCCGCTCCTTCGAGTTGCGCAAGAGCCTGGTGGTGTTGCGACGGGTGATTCTGCCCATGCGCGAGGTTGTCAACACCCTGCTGCGGCGGGACCTGCACCTGCAACTTGATGACATGGGCCCGTACTTTCAAGACGTGTACGACCATGTGCTGCGCGTGATGGAGTGGACGGACAGCCTGCGGGACCTGGCCACGAGCATCCTGGAAGCGAACCTCGCGATTCAGGGGAACCGACTGAACGTGATCACGAAAAAGGTCACCGGATACGCGGCGATCATCGCTGTCCCCACCGCCGTCACCGGGTTTTACGGCCAGAACATCCCCTATCCGGGTTTCGGTGCAGCATCTGGTTTTGTCATGTCGGTTGCCCTGATCGTCGGTCTCTCGGGCCTGCTCTACGTTCTCTTCCGGCGCAACGACTGGATCTGA
- a CDS encoding UvrD-helicase domain-containing protein: MIDHELAREQDYVTTLYARLDALAREAEQQLIAVRRLDVGGNHQARSERDNFARLYEDRIGQLREVDDRLAFGRLETAPDEVTGEPVFRYIGRVGLRDENQHPLLLDWRVPQASAFYQATAATPLGARSRRHLLSRGRTIIRIEDDVLDASLLQEGGEHLHQGEGALLAALTAQRTGKMTDIVSTIQAEQDAIIRAPLPGVLVVQGGPGTGKTAVALHRAAYLLYTHRDRLRDSGVLIVGPSRSFLQYIEAVLPSLGETGVVLASVGQLFSGVEATREDIPAVAELKGQTFMADVVARAVRSRQRVPAQPHTLTVNGDRLTLHPQLIANAIARAQSGGKPHNEARVTFAKSALGALAREWLAQLVRQGRSMDDTDLPMLREDLRLADDVRVALNTAWLPLTPQKLVQDLFARPQWLAELTPTWSDEQRALLRRSRDADFTIADVPLLDEAAELLGEYNVVDQAAKRAATEQRQRDIENAESAIENMQVKGLVNATALADSFAELGDHATTAERAGRDRTWTYGHVVVDEAQELSPMQWRLLLRRGPRRSFTIVGDIAQAASAAASTSWKQALTPVLQGSLEEGRWRLEELTVNYRTPSQIAQLAERVALANGLHITPSRTVRASEWPVETVTDLSDAVRRDRLLEREGTLAIIVVEEQIAAVEVDLTAEFGTLLGRGALGLTREIALLTPQDVKGLEFDAVIIVDPMAVIAASERGVGALYVAMTRATQRLYIVTDGPVPRGFVS, encoded by the coding sequence GTGATCGACCACGAGCTTGCGCGTGAACAGGACTATGTCACAACGCTCTACGCTCGGTTGGATGCCCTGGCGCGTGAGGCCGAGCAGCAACTGATCGCGGTTAGACGACTCGATGTCGGTGGTAACCACCAGGCACGGTCCGAGCGCGACAACTTCGCTCGACTGTACGAGGACAGAATTGGGCAGCTCCGCGAGGTTGATGATCGACTGGCCTTTGGACGACTGGAAACGGCACCCGACGAGGTGACCGGTGAGCCGGTGTTCCGCTATATCGGACGTGTGGGTCTTCGGGACGAGAACCAGCATCCGCTCCTTCTCGACTGGCGCGTGCCCCAGGCGAGTGCGTTTTATCAAGCCACGGCCGCCACCCCGCTCGGCGCCCGCTCCCGCCGTCACCTGCTGTCACGAGGCCGTACCATCATCCGCATCGAAGACGACGTTCTCGATGCCAGCCTCCTGCAGGAAGGCGGCGAACATCTGCACCAGGGTGAGGGCGCTCTCCTCGCCGCCCTCACCGCACAGCGCACCGGCAAGATGACCGACATCGTCTCGACCATCCAGGCCGAGCAGGATGCCATCATTCGCGCGCCACTGCCCGGAGTGCTGGTCGTGCAGGGTGGACCGGGGACGGGCAAGACCGCCGTCGCCCTCCACCGTGCCGCCTACCTGCTCTATACCCATCGCGACCGGTTGCGAGACTCCGGTGTTCTCATCGTGGGTCCCTCCCGCTCGTTCCTGCAGTACATCGAAGCCGTTCTTCCGTCCCTCGGCGAGACCGGTGTCGTGCTCGCGTCGGTGGGTCAACTCTTCTCGGGCGTCGAGGCCACCCGTGAAGACATCCCGGCGGTCGCCGAGTTGAAGGGCCAAACCTTCATGGCGGATGTTGTGGCGCGCGCCGTGCGCTCACGCCAGCGCGTGCCGGCCCAACCTCACACCCTCACGGTTAACGGGGATCGCCTCACCCTGCACCCGCAACTCATCGCGAACGCAATTGCCCGGGCACAGTCCGGCGGCAAACCACACAACGAAGCTCGAGTCACCTTTGCCAAGTCCGCCCTCGGAGCCCTGGCCCGCGAGTGGCTGGCTCAGCTGGTGCGCCAGGGTCGGTCGATGGATGACACCGACCTCCCCATGTTGCGTGAGGACCTGCGTCTGGCGGATGACGTGCGGGTGGCCCTGAACACAGCCTGGCTGCCGCTCACCCCGCAAAAACTCGTGCAGGACCTGTTCGCACGTCCGCAGTGGCTGGCCGAGCTCACCCCGACCTGGTCCGATGAGCAGCGGGCGCTTCTCCGTCGTTCGCGCGATGCGGATTTCACCATTGCCGACGTTCCCCTGCTCGACGAGGCGGCCGAGCTCCTGGGCGAATACAACGTGGTGGATCAGGCCGCGAAACGCGCCGCCACAGAGCAGCGCCAGCGCGACATTGAAAACGCGGAATCGGCCATTGAAAACATGCAGGTCAAGGGTCTGGTGAACGCCACCGCCCTCGCCGATAGTTTCGCCGAGTTGGGCGACCATGCCACAACCGCCGAACGGGCTGGGCGGGACCGCACCTGGACCTACGGGCACGTGGTCGTAGACGAGGCGCAGGAACTGTCGCCCATGCAGTGGCGACTCCTGCTGCGTCGCGGGCCGCGACGCTCGTTCACCATCGTTGGTGATATTGCCCAGGCGGCGTCTGCCGCCGCATCCACGAGCTGGAAGCAGGCGCTCACACCCGTGTTGCAGGGATCTCTCGAAGAGGGGCGTTGGCGCCTCGAAGAACTCACCGTCAACTACCGCACGCCGAGCCAAATTGCACAGCTTGCCGAGCGCGTGGCGCTGGCCAATGGTCTGCACATCACGCCGTCGCGCACGGTCCGGGCGAGCGAGTGGCCGGTGGAAACCGTCACCGATCTATCCGATGCTGTGCGCCGGGACCGTCTGCTGGAGCGCGAGGGGACGCTGGCCATCATTGTGGTCGAGGAGCAGATCGCGGCCGTGGAGGTCGACCTCACCGCAGAGTTCGGCACCCTGCTCGGACGTGGTGCGCTCGGTCTCACCCGGGAGATTGCTCTGCTCACCCCACAGGACGTGAAGGGACTGGAATTTGATGCGGTCATCATCGTGGACCCGATGGCCGTGATTGCTGCCTCCGAGCGTGGGGTGGGTGCGCTGTACGTTGCCATGACCCGAGCAACTCAGCGGCTGTACATCGTGACGGATGGACCCGTGCCGCGCGGGTTTGTCAGCTGA
- a CDS encoding NADP-dependent oxidoreductase, translating into MQAITYSQYGSPDVLELTEQPRPKVGPGMVLIRVKAAAVNPVDWKVMAGYLDTMLDISFPATPGWDVAGVVEAVGVDSPQFAVGDEVISNGRKDFVQGGSFAQFMALPERLVARKPASLNWEQSAGLPLAGLTAFQVIDRLGVLPTDTVLIHGGAGGVGSLAIQIAAARGARVLATASAGNHDYLRSLGAEPIEYGEGLTDRVRALVPDGVEVVADFVGGVLPVTLAVLTADGRHASVADAEVEEHGGTWMWVDPDGSDLQRLADLVDERGLTLEVARVFPLAEAADAFRLNMLGHTRGKIIVRVDQP; encoded by the coding sequence ATGCAAGCAATTACCTACAGTCAGTACGGCAGCCCGGACGTTCTTGAACTCACAGAGCAGCCTCGTCCGAAGGTGGGTCCCGGAATGGTGCTCATTCGGGTGAAGGCGGCGGCCGTGAACCCCGTGGACTGGAAGGTCATGGCGGGATACCTCGACACGATGCTCGACATCAGCTTTCCAGCGACCCCAGGCTGGGACGTCGCCGGTGTGGTCGAGGCCGTGGGTGTCGATTCCCCCCAGTTCGCCGTAGGTGACGAGGTCATCTCCAACGGTCGAAAAGACTTCGTGCAGGGTGGAAGCTTTGCGCAATTCATGGCATTGCCCGAGCGCCTCGTGGCCCGCAAGCCGGCGTCCCTGAACTGGGAACAGTCCGCGGGACTGCCCCTGGCCGGACTCACCGCTTTTCAGGTCATTGACCGACTCGGCGTATTACCAACCGACACCGTGCTGATTCACGGCGGTGCCGGGGGAGTCGGGTCGCTGGCGATTCAGATCGCAGCCGCCCGCGGCGCACGCGTTCTCGCCACGGCCTCGGCCGGCAACCACGATTACCTGCGCAGCCTGGGCGCCGAGCCCATTGAGTACGGCGAGGGGCTGACCGATCGGGTGCGCGCCCTCGTGCCCGACGGTGTTGAGGTCGTCGCTGACTTTGTCGGAGGCGTCCTTCCGGTCACTCTCGCGGTCCTCACTGCCGACGGTCGGCACGCATCCGTTGCCGATGCCGAGGTCGAGGAACACGGCGGAACGTGGATGTGGGTTGACCCCGACGGATCCGACCTGCAACGCCTGGCTGACCTCGTTGACGAGCGCGGCCTCACCCTCGAGGTAGCCCGCGTCTTCCCCCTCGCCGAGGCAGCGGATGCGTTCCGGCTCAACATGCTCGGCCACACCCGCGGAAAGATCATCGTTCGCGTCGATCAGCCGTAA